From a region of the Sporomusaceae bacterium FL31 genome:
- a CDS encoding UPF0758 protein, which produces MLVCKQETSLEALPEEILLGEFISPAAAKQLITKYGGIYHILLHTSEQQIGSVSGIGKVGLKRIASLKAVIQRLEEERKKQILSITKPQDVADYYTDMQDLQQEEIRVLLLNTKNKILGQKKVFLGMVNFSLASAREIFHAAVQAMASTIIVVHNHPSGDPAPSREDEEVTKTLVHGGKILNIPILDHIIVGKDGYYSFKEKGNIEIT; this is translated from the coding sequence ATGCTCGTTTGTAAACAAGAAACGTCGTTAGAAGCTTTGCCGGAAGAAATTTTGCTTGGTGAATTTATCTCGCCAGCAGCTGCAAAACAGCTTATTACCAAATACGGGGGTATCTATCATATTTTGCTGCATACGTCCGAGCAGCAAATAGGCAGCGTTAGCGGGATTGGCAAAGTCGGACTAAAGCGGATTGCCAGCCTGAAAGCGGTTATCCAACGGCTGGAGGAAGAACGAAAAAAACAAATACTCAGTATTACCAAGCCACAGGATGTTGCAGACTATTATACCGATATGCAGGACTTGCAACAAGAAGAAATTAGGGTATTACTGCTGAATACCAAGAACAAGATACTAGGACAGAAGAAAGTTTTTCTTGGTATGGTTAATTTCTCTCTGGCATCAGCCAGAGAAATCTTTCATGCTGCGGTTCAAGCAATGGCAAGCACGATTATTGTAGTGCACAATCATCCATCTGGCGACCCGGCTCCGAGCCGGGAAGACGAGGAAGTTACGAAAACGTTGGTGCATGGTGGTAAAATATTAAACATTCCTATTTTAGATCACATTATCGTCGGCAAGGATGGTTACTACAGTTTCAAAGAAAAAGGCAATATAGAAATAACGTAG
- the recF_1 gene encoding DNA replication and repair protein RecF produces MYFTSLELLNFGLYKGLQKIDFPSPTVDQRITLVGGLNGRGKTTIIEAIFLVLFGPRSIRYLQDERISYSEFLRRHTNKSSLDQEAAITLNLNLGDTGDSLKIRRFWRITDSGVNDGFAVYKNGQEDRYLAESWDYYVEEIIPLGIARFFFFDSEKIAQIADEESYEKVKESIQVLLGINTIEKLIEDMKKLIKRNTVTRLNSEMECYDKDLAILNLQLDELEKDIASSVLSLGRLRRELGFSQNKLEEYEQEFWNRGGNFGLKKEEVVKEKELLIDELSIKNQTMQDLICRSSTPLLLCNNLLNLTFNQVQQDEKVRSAKNSYKLINELKEILYKSVELHDNQMIILDFLKTVQNQYAASAEDNSKLSISPASQLLLESLVVNIEKEKNFSHTLINEIKNIENRISQIEMQLNFQSESSDSQSIWHSMKQLHQQITILKTQISNEETQQQTLLNKKASIENQQVVLLREEISKHQSDEENDRSVKYASITLSVMNEFKIRLQQHRVKELGKQIFECFSFIAQKQKMIQRIDIDSESLDMKLVDYSGGELLKSQLSAGEKQIFAISILWGLAKCSGYQLPVIVDTPLGRLDSHHRSTFVKRYLPFASQQVIVLSTDEEIAGQYYDLIKSHVNSRFILEYDEQEKTTSIVRGYFGGHYHDN; encoded by the coding sequence ATGTATTTTACTTCTCTAGAGCTACTTAACTTCGGTCTATATAAGGGGCTGCAAAAAATAGATTTTCCTTCACCAACAGTCGATCAACGTATAACTTTGGTTGGTGGTCTTAATGGTCGTGGAAAGACCACTATAATCGAAGCCATTTTTCTTGTTCTATTTGGCCCAAGATCTATCCGATACTTACAAGATGAAAGGATAAGCTACTCTGAGTTTCTACGACGACACACAAATAAATCTTCATTAGATCAAGAAGCCGCTATTACCTTAAATCTGAATCTTGGCGATACTGGCGATTCCTTAAAAATCCGAAGATTTTGGCGGATAACCGATAGCGGAGTCAATGATGGCTTTGCAGTTTATAAGAATGGTCAGGAAGATCGCTATCTTGCTGAAAGTTGGGATTACTATGTTGAAGAAATCATACCATTAGGGATTGCACGGTTTTTCTTCTTTGATAGTGAAAAAATTGCACAAATTGCAGATGAAGAATCATATGAAAAAGTTAAAGAATCTATACAGGTTCTGTTAGGCATAAACACTATCGAAAAGTTAATTGAAGATATGAAAAAGCTTATTAAGCGAAACACAGTTACACGTCTGAATTCGGAAATGGAATGCTATGATAAAGACCTAGCGATTTTAAATTTACAATTAGATGAATTAGAAAAAGATATAGCGTCATCAGTTTTATCCCTCGGCCGCCTCCGACGCGAGCTCGGTTTCTCCCAAAATAAACTTGAAGAATACGAACAGGAATTTTGGAATCGTGGAGGAAATTTCGGCTTAAAAAAAGAAGAAGTTGTGAAAGAAAAAGAACTCTTAATAGACGAACTAAGCATTAAAAACCAAACAATGCAAGATCTAATCTGCCGTTCTTCTACCCCTTTGTTACTCTGTAATAATCTTCTTAATCTTACATTTAACCAGGTCCAGCAAGATGAAAAAGTGCGCTCTGCTAAAAACTCATACAAATTAATTAATGAGCTTAAAGAAATACTTTATAAATCAGTTGAATTACATGATAACCAAATGATAATTCTGGACTTTCTTAAAACTGTCCAGAACCAATATGCTGCTTCAGCAGAGGATAATTCAAAACTAAGTATTTCACCCGCTTCTCAGCTACTATTGGAATCTTTGGTAGTAAATATCGAAAAGGAAAAAAATTTTTCTCATACTCTTATAAATGAAATCAAAAACATAGAAAACCGCATCTCCCAGATTGAAATGCAACTTAATTTTCAATCTGAATCATCTGATTCTCAAAGTATTTGGCACTCTATGAAGCAATTGCATCAGCAAATTACCATACTTAAAACACAAATTAGCAATGAAGAAACGCAGCAACAAACACTTTTAAATAAAAAAGCGAGCATTGAAAACCAACAAGTGGTACTCCTACGTGAAGAGATATCCAAGCATCAATCAGATGAGGAAAATGATCGCTCAGTAAAATATGCTTCTATAACGCTTAGTGTTATGAACGAATTTAAAATACGTCTCCAACAACATCGTGTCAAAGAACTAGGTAAACAGATATTTGAATGCTTTTCTTTCATAGCTCAAAAGCAAAAAATGATACAACGCATCGATATAGATTCAGAAAGCTTGGATATGAAATTAGTTGATTATAGTGGTGGCGAATTATTAAAAAGTCAGCTTTCTGCTGGCGAGAAGCAAATCTTTGCAATATCAATATTATGGGGTTTGGCTAAATGTTCTGGATATCAGCTGCCAGTTATTGTTGATACTCCACTAGGTCGCCTAGATTCCCACCACCGCTCAACTTTTGTTAAACGTTACCTCCCCTTTGCGAGTCAACAAGTTATAGTGCTTTCGACAGATGAAGAGATTGCGGGACAATACTATGATTTAATTAAGTCACACGTCAATAGTCGTTTTATTTTAGAATATGATGAGCAAGAAAAAACCACATCAATCGTTCGGGGATACTTCGGGGGCCATTATCATGATAATTAA
- a CDS encoding putative DNA-binding protein Rv0500A, whose protein sequence is MPTINAKPQITLNPVNGINFKYFYVSEVAAMLRVSSQVIYQLIHEHKLKAIKVGKAWKVSEGAIADYIRSLENS, encoded by the coding sequence ATGCCTACTATTAATGCAAAACCACAGATTACTTTAAATCCTGTAAACGGCATCAACTTTAAATACTTTTATGTATCGGAAGTTGCCGCCATGCTGCGCGTCAGTTCACAGGTTATCTATCAATTAATTCATGAGCACAAATTGAAGGCCATCAAAGTCGGTAAAGCCTGGAAAGTTTCAGAAGGGGCTATAGCCGATTATATTCGCTCATTGGAGAACTCCTAA
- a CDS encoding transcriptional regulator — protein MFAQKYKVIGLKIAYFRKMKGYTQEELARRAQISTSYLSRIERGNYTKSVSLSVLLIIAQALEIDIDALVCDKGPN, from the coding sequence ATGTTTGCTCAAAAATATAAAGTCATAGGATTAAAGATCGCCTACTTTCGAAAAATGAAGGGCTACACGCAAGAAGAACTGGCGCGCAGAGCTCAGATCAGCACTTCGTATTTGTCGCGGATTGAACGTGGCAATTATACAAAAAGCGTATCCTTATCTGTTCTGTTAATCATCGCGCAAGCGTTGGAAATCGATATTGACGCCTTGGTCTGTGATAAAGGACCAAATTGA
- a CDS encoding excisionase, with protein sequence MEKATLTVTEMARYMGIGLNKAYQLANDRIIPCIKIGRQFRIPKAALDAWLIKQSTT encoded by the coding sequence ATGGAGAAAGCAACGCTTACAGTAACCGAGATGGCTCGATACATGGGTATAGGTCTAAATAAAGCATACCAGTTGGCAAATGATCGGATCATTCCTTGTATAAAAATTGGCCGTCAGTTCCGTATACCTAAAGCTGCTTTGGATGCGTGGCTTATAAAACAGTCAACAACCTGA
- the iscS1 gene encoding putative cysteine desulfurase IscS 1 gives MPVYLDYCASAPIDQRVLSEVTRIFMNVYGNADSRTHLFGLQAKETVEKSRRTIAEILGLDKSEIIFTSGATESNNLAILGLLEYGLNIGKKHIITSAIEHKSVLEPMHYLKKKGFELELIYPDSSGRIKVEDVLSRTKKDTLLVSIMHVNNETGVIQPIEPIGEELSKQDILFHVDAAQSFGKLNGILRNTKYNMLSLSGHKIQAPQGIGALALKRKKYKRPPINPLFYGGQQEYGFRPGTLPVPLIAGFAYAALLSEQEKNVWEKNTMAIKEQFLNTIKDLRYVINGDPNYCLPNIINISFLGIDSESVFSALRGDYAFSNGSACTSSNYVPSYVLTAMGLREDIINQALRISWGSNSNVEFKRFIEYIKSI, from the coding sequence ATGCCTGTATACCTAGATTATTGCGCATCCGCTCCTATCGATCAGCGTGTATTATCAGAGGTTACTAGAATATTTATGAATGTTTACGGTAATGCAGATAGTAGAACCCATCTTTTTGGCTTACAGGCAAAGGAGACGGTTGAAAAATCCCGTCGTACTATTGCTGAGATTCTCGGTTTAGATAAGTCCGAGATTATATTTACAAGCGGCGCTACCGAAAGCAATAATTTAGCTATCCTTGGCCTATTAGAGTATGGGCTCAACATTGGAAAAAAGCATATTATTACATCTGCTATTGAGCATAAGTCTGTTTTAGAACCTATGCACTATTTGAAAAAAAAAGGTTTTGAACTTGAATTGATTTATCCTGATAGTTCCGGCCGAATCAAAGTGGAAGATGTATTATCTAGAACAAAGAAAGATACCTTACTTGTATCTATTATGCATGTTAATAACGAGACTGGAGTTATTCAACCCATAGAACCAATTGGCGAAGAACTAAGCAAACAAGACATCCTATTTCATGTTGATGCCGCACAATCTTTCGGTAAATTAAACGGCATATTACGCAATACAAAATATAACATGTTGAGTCTCAGTGGCCATAAAATTCAAGCTCCACAGGGAATAGGAGCACTAGCACTAAAACGAAAAAAATATAAACGCCCCCCAATTAATCCATTATTTTATGGAGGCCAGCAAGAATACGGTTTTAGGCCAGGAACTCTACCAGTCCCCCTCATTGCGGGTTTTGCATACGCGGCATTATTGAGCGAACAGGAAAAAAATGTCTGGGAGAAAAATACAATGGCCATCAAAGAACAGTTCTTAAACACAATAAAAGACCTCCGCTACGTGATCAACGGAGATCCTAATTACTGCTTGCCTAACATCATAAATATAAGTTTTTTAGGAATAGATTCAGAGAGTGTTTTTAGTGCTCTACGCGGCGATTATGCGTTTTCCAATGGCTCTGCATGTACATCGAGCAATTACGTTCCTAGCTACGTACTTACAGCTATGGGTCTAAGAGAAGACATTATTAATCAAGCCTTACGAATTTCTTGGGGATCTAATAGTAATGTAGAATTTAAAAGATTTATAGAATATATTAAATCTATCTAA
- the snf gene encoding RNA helicase, giving the protein MVSITNNGSEIIIAASPNHEIFKNYILVKQLARSGFVIVQNNLYKCETNIRAAVVALIKTLSARGIKYSTTPYIQELFDSYGQELSNLENAKVGGLKARQIDYDPTISIAGFKRQLFPYQAKAVNHMINVYHPANFSVPGSGKTTMAYAFFQHLKNQGIVDKMLVIGPLTSFKVWEEEMVACISGFTDKDAVRLNGPGRHDIFNDSSYTVYITNYHLLPRDKTKLIEHIQNTGRYLIVVDEAHYIKNPEDGIIKTSLLEIAPFASRRLIATGTPCPNSLMDLHSQFSFLWPSEGVTGSKHKFETFILTKPLVKVRETLKPFFYRIQKEELKLNEPDIKVIQVSMNPLQQEIYDAILNRALAFINRLNKNDQTLRSWRRAWSIRLNQVMSNPSLLSNSDDDFEPGFVPSLDAHIVEKVKEYYRIEIPSKIQSCCGLLEELQQKGVKKVVVWTNFKKNVTMLEPLFANHGWTVKSITGDVPNSENALYSRDCIIQDFKDTDKPAILLATPASCAEAVSLHKHCHDMIFLDITFNAAHWMQAKDRIHRIGMASDIDTNYYVFQAKNTYDKTIFDRVIRKEAQMKAVCNCDLPVVNDEEEISFDDLIDNNDKVIDEFETELEKLRLLLDA; this is encoded by the coding sequence ATGGTTAGCATAACTAATAATGGCTCAGAAATTATTATTGCCGCGTCGCCAAATCACGAGATCTTTAAGAATTATATTTTAGTAAAACAATTGGCTAGAAGTGGTTTTGTCATCGTTCAAAATAATTTGTATAAATGTGAAACTAACATTCGTGCAGCTGTAGTTGCGCTAATTAAGACCCTAAGTGCACGTGGTATAAAGTATAGTACTACCCCTTACATCCAGGAGTTGTTTGATAGTTATGGCCAAGAGCTAAGTAACCTGGAAAACGCAAAAGTTGGCGGACTTAAGGCTAGGCAAATAGATTATGATCCGACAATTAGCATAGCAGGTTTTAAAAGACAACTCTTTCCGTACCAAGCTAAAGCTGTAAATCACATGATTAATGTGTATCATCCAGCAAATTTCTCAGTTCCTGGCAGTGGGAAAACGACAATGGCGTACGCTTTTTTCCAGCATTTAAAAAATCAAGGTATTGTCGATAAAATGCTAGTCATTGGACCTCTAACTTCATTTAAAGTCTGGGAAGAAGAAATGGTAGCATGTATATCTGGGTTTACTGATAAAGATGCAGTCCGTTTAAATGGTCCTGGGCGTCATGATATATTTAATGATAGCTCCTATACTGTTTATATAACAAACTATCATCTTTTACCTAGGGACAAAACAAAGCTTATAGAACATATCCAAAATACTGGTCGCTATTTAATCGTGGTTGATGAAGCTCATTATATTAAAAACCCCGAGGATGGTATTATCAAGACTTCGTTATTAGAAATAGCTCCATTCGCGTCAAGACGTTTAATTGCGACTGGGACTCCTTGTCCCAATAGCCTGATGGATTTACACTCCCAATTCTCTTTTCTTTGGCCGTCAGAGGGAGTTACTGGAAGTAAGCATAAATTCGAGACATTTATTTTAACGAAACCCCTCGTAAAAGTACGTGAGACTCTTAAACCATTTTTCTATAGGATTCAGAAAGAGGAACTAAAGCTTAATGAGCCTGATATCAAGGTAATCCAAGTGAGTATGAATCCATTGCAACAAGAGATTTATGATGCCATATTGAATAGAGCATTGGCCTTCATTAATCGGCTTAACAAAAACGATCAGACATTGCGTAGTTGGCGACGGGCTTGGTCTATACGGTTAAACCAAGTGATGTCTAATCCTTCATTGCTAAGCAATTCAGATGATGATTTCGAGCCTGGATTTGTCCCATCCTTAGATGCTCATATCGTTGAGAAAGTTAAAGAGTACTATAGAATTGAAATTCCTTCTAAGATTCAATCATGCTGTGGCTTATTAGAGGAACTTCAACAAAAAGGGGTCAAGAAAGTAGTTGTTTGGACTAACTTTAAAAAGAACGTAACAATGCTTGAGCCTCTATTTGCTAATCATGGTTGGACGGTCAAATCAATCACAGGTGATGTTCCAAATAGTGAAAATGCTTTGTATAGTCGAGATTGTATAATCCAAGATTTCAAGGATACTGATAAACCGGCTATTTTATTAGCAACTCCTGCATCATGTGCAGAAGCCGTTTCGCTGCATAAGCATTGTCATGATATGATTTTTCTGGATATCACCTTTAACGCTGCTCACTGGATGCAGGCAAAAGACCGGATACATCGTATTGGTATGGCTTCTGATATTGATACAAATTACTATGTTTTCCAAGCTAAAAACACATATGACAAAACAATTTTCGACAGGGTTATTCGCAAGGAAGCACAAATGAAGGCCGTTTGTAATTGTGATTTACCTGTTGTTAATGATGAAGAAGAAATTTCTTTTGATGACCTAATTGATAATAATGATAAAGTAATTGACGAGTTTGAAACTGAATTGGAAAAGTTGAGGTTATTGCTTGATGCATAG
- a CDS encoding excisionase: protein MYEQYSDIVTVEDFCEMLSIGKNTAYQLLSSGQVKAFRYNRVWKIPKQGVIEYVLQQSNLA from the coding sequence ATGTATGAGCAATATAGCGACATCGTAACGGTAGAAGACTTTTGCGAAATGTTGTCAATCGGAAAAAATACAGCATATCAGTTATTATCGTCTGGGCAAGTTAAAGCATTCCGATACAATCGGGTATGGAAGATTCCTAAACAAGGTGTCATTGAATACGTATTACAACAAAGTAACCTAGCATAA
- a CDS encoding site-specific integrase, producing MQGTIKERIKKKGRDSQGKIRSNIKVYDVYYRYKDNSTGETRPTVKRGFPTKSAAQNFLLDLNSKMVTNSFVTPKVVLFKDYLREWLDTYAKINLRQSTYIGYNRIINFHLIPHLGQIDLKDISPIQIDKLYAFLLQKGRRDGKGGLSAKTVQYTHRVLNEALEHAVKRQLIYHNPVKRITNIPRPKKFQSNIYTPEEILDLLERVKDTVFEVPVALAAICGLRRGECLALKVKDIDFINQEIYINKQLLSIEGEAIISEPKSEDSTRIVVVPQEVLDIISRHIAKNEQNKNMLQHEYDNQEFIICQADGKCVQPNVFSKNFSRFIERNKLKRIRFHDLRHSSASLMLKSGVDLKVSSQILGHSSIAITADLYTHVLKESKKEAAERVRQTLFGKNDKKEASPPKA from the coding sequence TTGCAAGGAACAATAAAAGAACGGATTAAGAAAAAGGGCCGCGATAGTCAAGGCAAGATTCGCTCAAATATAAAAGTGTACGATGTTTATTATCGGTATAAAGATAACTCTACCGGTGAAACAAGGCCGACCGTAAAAAGAGGCTTTCCAACTAAGTCCGCTGCTCAAAACTTCCTGCTGGATTTGAATAGTAAGATGGTAACTAACAGTTTTGTGACGCCAAAGGTTGTTTTGTTTAAAGATTATTTAAGAGAGTGGCTTGATACGTATGCCAAGATCAATCTGCGTCAGAGTACCTATATTGGTTATAACCGGATTATTAACTTTCACCTAATTCCTCATCTTGGTCAAATAGACTTAAAAGATATATCGCCTATCCAAATTGACAAGCTTTACGCTTTTTTATTACAGAAGGGCCGGCGTGACGGGAAAGGCGGATTATCGGCCAAAACGGTTCAGTATACACACCGCGTGCTAAACGAGGCTTTAGAACATGCCGTTAAACGGCAATTGATTTATCATAATCCGGTAAAACGTATTACCAATATTCCAAGGCCGAAAAAATTTCAAAGCAATATATATACTCCTGAAGAGATTCTGGACTTGTTAGAGCGGGTAAAGGATACTGTATTCGAAGTTCCGGTGGCTTTAGCGGCAATATGCGGCTTGCGGCGGGGGGAATGCCTGGCGCTAAAAGTGAAGGATATTGATTTTATCAACCAAGAAATCTATATTAATAAACAACTTTTAAGCATCGAAGGTGAAGCTATAATTAGCGAGCCAAAGAGTGAAGATAGCACTCGAATTGTAGTAGTTCCTCAAGAAGTTTTGGATATTATCTCTCGACATATTGCAAAAAATGAACAAAATAAAAATATGTTGCAGCATGAATATGATAATCAGGAATTTATTATTTGCCAGGCTGACGGAAAATGTGTTCAACCCAATGTGTTCAGCAAAAATTTTTCACGCTTTATTGAACGTAATAAACTAAAAAGAATCAGGTTTCATGACCTTCGCCATTCCAGTGCGTCCTTAATGTTAAAATCCGGCGTTGATTTGAAAGTTTCATCGCAAATATTGGGACATAGTTCAATTGCGATTACAGCGGATCTTTATACTCACGTTCTTAAAGAATCCAAAAAAGAGGCGGCTGAGCGGGTTCGGCAAACATTATTCGGTAAAAATGACAAGAAAGAGGCGTCGCCCCCTAAAGCGTGA